The Kitasatospora paranensis genome has a window encoding:
- a CDS encoding TIGR04222 domain-containing membrane protein — translation MWVLLLIPACAAAALSCLRLVRLTTRADVLDALGPARPSEAVGIGLYETAYLAGGPDRVVELALVLMAGRGRLHLAHTGWTTVVDPRGRTRLERALIEAIGPEGQCRTAGLRGDVAAHPVVREIGDRLATAGLATPEAVRRSTAHAVQQVRRSLLLCLALLGAALAVSAPGTADAGSAVAWFALPLILTGGTLLMARVDVHVYTRFAAPAGLEVLRAARVPRQAVGAHGDAEQALLTAVAMAGPAALSDARLRAALRT, via the coding sequence ATGTGGGTGCTCCTCCTGATCCCTGCCTGCGCGGCCGCGGCCCTGTCCTGCCTGCGGCTGGTCCGGCTGACCACCAGGGCCGACGTGCTCGACGCACTCGGCCCGGCCCGCCCGTCCGAGGCGGTGGGGATCGGGTTGTACGAGACGGCGTACCTGGCCGGCGGGCCGGACCGGGTGGTCGAACTCGCCCTGGTGCTGATGGCCGGACGCGGGCGGCTGCACCTGGCGCACACCGGCTGGACGACGGTGGTCGACCCGCGCGGCCGCACCCGGCTGGAACGGGCCCTGATCGAGGCGATCGGCCCCGAGGGCCAGTGCCGCACCGCGGGCCTGCGCGGCGACGTGGCCGCGCACCCGGTCGTCCGGGAGATCGGCGACCGGCTGGCGACCGCCGGGCTGGCCACCCCGGAGGCGGTGCGGCGGAGCACCGCGCACGCCGTGCAGCAGGTGCGGCGGTCCCTGCTGCTGTGCCTCGCCCTGCTGGGCGCCGCGCTGGCGGTCAGCGCCCCGGGGACGGCGGACGCGGGCTCGGCGGTGGCGTGGTTCGCGCTGCCGCTGATCCTGACCGGCGGCACCCTGCTGATGGCCCGGGTCGACGTGCACGTCTACACCCGGTTCGCGGCCCCGGCCGGGCTGGAGGTGCTGCGGGCCGCCCGGGTGCCGCGGCAGGCGGTGGGCGCGCACGGGGACGCCGAGCAGGCGCTGCTCACCGCAGTGGCGATGGCCGGGCCGGCGGCGCTGTCGGACGCGCGGCTGCGGGCGGCCCTGCGGACCTGA
- a CDS encoding dihydrofolate reductase family protein yields MQLLINPLDRPVADPAAPESLAALYAYPPSAAGRPWLRANMVSSLDGAARLAGLSEGLSSAADKRIFGVLRALADVVLVGAETVRAEGYRPARAREAFAAARASAGQAPAAAIAVVSRSLRLDLSAPLFTEPLVRTVVVTTEDAPADARRAVAAVADVVVAGERAVDPSVAVAELAARGWTRQLTEGGPRLLGSLAGAGLLDELCLSVAPLVTGGDAPRITAGPQPADVRAMDLVSLIEADGFLFTRYARRG; encoded by the coding sequence ATGCAGCTGCTGATCAACCCGCTGGACCGTCCCGTCGCCGACCCGGCGGCGCCGGAGTCGCTGGCCGCCCTGTACGCGTACCCGCCGAGCGCGGCCGGGCGGCCGTGGCTGCGGGCGAACATGGTGTCGTCGCTGGACGGCGCCGCCCGGCTGGCCGGGCTCTCGGAGGGCCTGTCCAGCGCGGCGGACAAGCGGATCTTCGGGGTGCTGCGGGCGCTGGCGGACGTGGTGCTGGTGGGCGCGGAGACCGTCCGGGCCGAGGGCTACCGGCCGGCCCGGGCGCGGGAGGCCTTCGCGGCGGCCCGCGCGTCGGCCGGCCAGGCGCCCGCGGCGGCGATCGCGGTCGTCTCGCGCAGCCTGAGGCTGGACCTGTCCGCGCCGCTGTTCACCGAGCCGCTGGTGCGGACGGTGGTGGTCACCACCGAGGACGCCCCGGCGGACGCCCGGCGGGCGGTCGCCGCGGTGGCGGACGTGGTGGTGGCCGGCGAGCGCGCGGTGGACCCGTCGGTGGCGGTGGCCGAGCTGGCCGCGCGGGGCTGGACGCGGCAGCTGACCGAGGGCGGGCCGCGGCTGCTCGGCTCCCTGGCCGGGGCCGGGCTGCTGGACGAGCTGTGCCTGTCGGTGGCGCCGCTGGTGACCGGCGGCGACGCGCCGCGGATCACGGCCGGTCCGCAGCCGGCCGACGTGCGGGCGATGGACCTGGTGTCGCTGATCGAGGCGGACGGCTTCCTGTTCACCCGGTACGCGCGGCGGGGCTGA
- a CDS encoding restriction endonuclease: MLAEAQRQQHRREEARRRADAAAQRQYERARRDAERAAAQGQKEALRSYRLGREADAARRTAEVEQRVAELRGTLTAGLRGPAFRPAELAAPAPAFDPGALGLPVPMPDQGRYTAPPLTGPQARDPHARRQWDEQAAHARAAFERDWYAAQAAEQQRLARLADHRAEFEHWLGERRQAAEHGRQLAERLATGHADAVAGYFETALGWRRDWPEGFPHAAEAHWDAGAGHLTIEWALPDFSVVPAVARHRYVKTDDRDAEVARPLTERRALHREILAQCVLRVLTEAFRADERGLLRSVAVNGVVQAVDPATGREESRCLATVAAERDAFLALDLERVSAVDCLVEALHGRLSARPDRPEAVPAHRPSGRAPAAAPGGPARAGEGPDLFTMDPIAFEELIAELFRRRGLHTRTTARSGDEGVDVLAEDPDPITGGQIVIQAKRYRHTVPPTAVRDLDATMQRQGANRGILVTTSGFGPGSRRWVEGRPLTLVDGPMLVALLHEQGLPGRLGGPPERDTAAAPAAAPAAAATGLTPGQNAVLPRPRPPR, from the coding sequence ATGCTGGCGGAGGCCCAGCGGCAGCAGCACCGCCGGGAGGAGGCCCGGCGCCGGGCCGACGCCGCCGCCCAGCGGCAGTACGAGCGGGCCCGGCGGGACGCCGAACGCGCCGCCGCCCAGGGCCAGAAGGAGGCCCTGCGCAGCTACCGGCTCGGCCGCGAGGCGGACGCCGCCCGGCGCACCGCCGAGGTCGAGCAGCGGGTCGCCGAACTGCGCGGGACCCTCACGGCCGGGCTGCGCGGACCGGCCTTCCGGCCGGCCGAACTCGCCGCCCCCGCCCCCGCCTTCGATCCCGGGGCACTCGGGCTGCCGGTGCCGATGCCGGATCAGGGCCGGTACACGGCGCCGCCGCTCACCGGCCCGCAGGCCCGCGACCCGCACGCGCGGCGGCAGTGGGACGAGCAGGCCGCGCACGCCCGCGCCGCCTTCGAACGGGACTGGTACGCCGCGCAGGCCGCCGAGCAGCAGCGGCTCGCCCGACTCGCCGACCACCGGGCCGAGTTCGAGCACTGGCTGGGCGAGCGTCGGCAGGCCGCGGAGCACGGCCGGCAGCTGGCCGAGCGGCTCGCCACCGGGCACGCCGACGCCGTCGCCGGCTACTTCGAGACCGCACTGGGCTGGCGCCGGGACTGGCCGGAGGGCTTCCCGCACGCCGCGGAGGCCCACTGGGACGCCGGGGCGGGACACCTGACGATCGAATGGGCGCTGCCGGACTTCTCGGTCGTCCCGGCCGTGGCCCGCCACCGGTACGTGAAGACCGACGACCGGGACGCCGAGGTGGCCCGCCCGCTCACGGAACGCCGCGCGCTGCACCGCGAGATCCTCGCCCAGTGCGTCCTGCGGGTGCTGACCGAGGCGTTCCGGGCGGACGAGCGGGGGCTGCTCCGGTCGGTCGCGGTGAACGGCGTCGTCCAGGCCGTCGACCCGGCCACCGGGCGGGAGGAGAGCCGCTGCCTGGCTACGGTCGCGGCCGAGCGGGACGCCTTCCTCGCGCTGGACCTGGAGCGGGTCTCGGCGGTGGACTGCCTGGTGGAGGCCCTGCACGGCCGGCTGTCCGCGCGGCCGGACCGGCCCGAGGCCGTCCCCGCGCACCGCCCGTCCGGCCGGGCGCCCGCCGCCGCGCCCGGCGGCCCGGCGCGGGCCGGCGAGGGCCCCGACCTGTTCACCATGGACCCGATCGCATTCGAGGAGCTGATCGCCGAACTCTTCCGGCGCCGCGGGCTGCACACCCGGACGACCGCCCGCAGCGGCGACGAGGGGGTGGACGTGCTCGCCGAGGACCCGGATCCGATCACCGGCGGGCAGATCGTCATCCAGGCCAAGCGCTACCGGCACACCGTGCCGCCCACCGCCGTCCGGGACCTGGACGCCACGATGCAGCGGCAGGGCGCCAACCGGGGCATCCTGGTCACCACCTCCGGCTTCGGCCCCGGCTCCCGCCGCTGGGTGGAGGGCCGGCCGCTGACCCTGGTGGACGGCCCGATGCTGGTGGCCCTGCTGCACGAGCAGGGCCTGCCCGGGCGGCTCGGTGGTCCGCCGGAGCGGGACACCGCCGCCGCACCGGCCGCGGCGCCGGCAGCGGCCGCCACCGGCCTCACCCCCGGGCAGAACGCCGTGCTCCCCCGGCCGCGGCCGCCGCGCTGA
- a CDS encoding indole-3-glycerol phosphate synthase, translating into MFKTVLMIEKALSDADVELVTTLHGEEKVSFVVLMQPRGRQDELLRALDDVALGHLDRAVHEREEEAVPTVAGESLEHSLRHLRTAGAEATGRVVEDNPLDNLRSVVEEHAADEVLVLTSPHFVEEFFHRDWASRARHKVGVPVLKLFASDS; encoded by the coding sequence GTGTTCAAGACCGTACTGATGATCGAGAAGGCCCTCTCCGACGCGGACGTGGAGCTGGTCACCACCCTGCACGGCGAGGAGAAGGTGTCCTTCGTCGTGCTCATGCAGCCGCGCGGCCGGCAGGACGAGCTGCTGCGCGCCCTCGACGACGTGGCGCTCGGCCATCTCGACAGAGCCGTGCACGAACGCGAGGAGGAGGCCGTGCCGACCGTGGCCGGCGAGTCGCTGGAGCACAGCCTGCGCCACCTGCGCACGGCTGGGGCCGAGGCCACCGGCCGGGTCGTCGAGGACAACCCGCTCGACAACCTGCGCAGCGTCGTCGAGGAACACGCCGCGGACGAGGTGCTGGTGCTGACCTCGCCGCACTTCGTCGAGGAGTTCTTCCACCGCGACTGGGCCTCCCGGGCCCGGCACAAGGTGGGGGTCCCGGTGCTCAAGCTGTTCGCCAGCGACTCCTGA
- the murC gene encoding UDP-N-acetylmuramate--L-alanine ligase, with amino-acid sequence MNDAAHDLHAPHFIGIGGAGMSGLAKILAVRGAKVSGSDSKESETVLALRALGAAVAVGHAAENLPAGTSSVVVSSAIRADNPELVAARERGVPVVHRSDALAALMGGRRALAVAGTHGKTTTTSMLAVSLAELGLDPSYAIGGDLDAPGSNAHHGAGEVFVAEADESDRSFHKYAPEVAIVLNVELDHHANYASIEEIYESFETFVGRIVPGGTLVVSADHAGARELTSRVAGREGLNVVTVGAAEDADVRVLSVAARGMTSEVTVEIGGAELAFTVSVPGRHYAHNAVAALAAGVALGVPAADLAKALGSYTGVRRRLQLKGEAAGVQVIDSYAHHPTEMSADLEAIREAAGGGRVLVVFQPHLFSRTQQLAEEMGQALALADASVVLDIYPAREDPIPGVTSELIIDAARRAGADVAEEHAFAAAPARLAGMAKPGDLVLTMGAGDVTNLGPEILAQLADVAPGA; translated from the coding sequence TTGAACGACGCCGCGCACGACCTGCACGCCCCGCACTTCATCGGCATCGGCGGCGCCGGGATGTCCGGCCTGGCGAAGATCCTCGCGGTGCGCGGCGCCAAGGTCTCGGGCAGCGACTCCAAGGAGTCCGAGACCGTCCTGGCCCTGCGCGCGCTCGGCGCCGCGGTCGCGGTCGGCCACGCCGCCGAGAACCTGCCGGCGGGCACCAGCAGCGTGGTCGTCTCCAGCGCGATCCGCGCCGACAACCCCGAGCTGGTGGCCGCCCGCGAGCGCGGCGTCCCGGTGGTGCACCGCTCCGACGCGCTGGCCGCCCTGATGGGCGGGCGCCGCGCGCTCGCGGTGGCCGGCACCCACGGCAAGACCACCACCACCAGCATGCTCGCGGTGAGCCTCGCCGAGCTGGGCCTGGACCCGTCCTACGCGATCGGCGGCGACCTCGACGCGCCCGGCTCCAACGCGCACCACGGCGCCGGCGAGGTGTTCGTCGCCGAGGCCGACGAGAGCGACCGGAGCTTCCACAAGTACGCCCCCGAGGTCGCGATCGTCCTCAACGTGGAGCTGGACCACCACGCGAACTACGCCTCGATCGAGGAGATCTACGAGTCGTTCGAGACCTTCGTGGGCCGGATCGTGCCCGGCGGGACGCTGGTCGTCTCCGCCGACCACGCGGGGGCCCGCGAGCTGACCTCGCGGGTGGCCGGCCGCGAGGGCCTGAACGTGGTCACCGTCGGTGCCGCCGAGGACGCCGACGTGCGGGTGCTGTCGGTGGCCGCCCGCGGGATGACCAGCGAGGTCACCGTGGAGATCGGTGGCGCCGAGCTGGCGTTCACGGTCTCCGTCCCGGGCCGGCACTACGCGCACAACGCCGTCGCCGCACTGGCCGCCGGTGTCGCGCTGGGCGTGCCCGCCGCCGACCTGGCCAAGGCGCTCGGCAGCTACACCGGGGTGCGCCGCCGCCTCCAGCTCAAGGGCGAGGCCGCGGGCGTCCAGGTGATCGACTCCTACGCCCACCACCCGACCGAGATGAGCGCCGACCTGGAGGCCATCCGGGAGGCGGCCGGCGGCGGCCGGGTGCTGGTGGTCTTCCAGCCGCACCTGTTCAGCCGCACCCAGCAGCTCGCCGAGGAGATGGGGCAGGCGCTGGCGCTGGCCGACGCCTCCGTGGTGCTCGACATCTACCCGGCCCGCGAGGACCCGATCCCCGGCGTGACCAGCGAACTCATCATTGACGCGGCCCGCCGGGCCGGTGCCGACGTCGCCGAGGAGCACGCCTTCGCGGCCGCGCCCGCGCGGCTGGCCGGCATGGCCAAGCCCGGCGACCTGGTGCTCACCATGGGCGCCGGCGACGTCACCAACCTCGGTCCGGAAATTCTGGCGCAGCTCGCGGACGTTGCACCGGGTGCCTGA
- a CDS encoding TIGR04222 domain-containing membrane protein, protein MWTVEYVILAVLVALTALRALRAHNRLIRVPNPQGLPGRGLPLLDTAFLAGGPGRAVDTALVRMEQEGRLIVARDRTVTVTDIRPQGEVEAAVVEAAGGSRRCHLDELRRSVARSPAVQQIGDRLADRGLMRRPDLHRRTVRARRWLGLVLLATLVTGIVMTAVWAARPLDERDSVVPPMFPYLILLTVGLVLLLASRPARGRITPAGRRQLALMRHGGPWQPPYIAGGAAGLLLLGAMALGGADTLEDEDLRETLSARAALAAGSSGYSATFGSAYLPSAGSDPGPVAWCGSGGSGGSDGGGSSSCGSSSHSCGSSHSCGSSHSCGSSSSCGSSSSCGSSSSCGSSSGSCGSSSSSCGSSSSCGSSCGSSCGSS, encoded by the coding sequence ATGTGGACCGTTGAGTACGTGATCCTGGCGGTGCTGGTGGCGCTGACCGCGCTGCGGGCCCTGCGCGCGCACAACCGGCTGATCCGGGTGCCGAACCCGCAGGGGCTCCCCGGACGGGGGCTGCCGCTGCTCGACACCGCGTTCCTGGCCGGCGGCCCGGGGCGCGCGGTCGACACCGCGCTGGTGCGGATGGAGCAGGAGGGCCGGCTGATCGTCGCCCGGGACCGCACGGTCACGGTGACCGACATCCGGCCGCAGGGCGAGGTGGAGGCTGCGGTGGTCGAGGCCGCGGGCGGCAGCCGCCGCTGCCACCTGGACGAACTGCGCCGGTCGGTGGCGCGCAGCCCCGCCGTGCAGCAGATCGGCGACCGGCTGGCCGACCGCGGCCTGATGCGCCGCCCCGACCTGCACCGGCGGACGGTCCGCGCCCGCCGCTGGCTCGGGCTGGTCCTGCTGGCCACCCTGGTGACCGGGATCGTGATGACGGCCGTGTGGGCCGCGCGGCCGCTGGACGAGCGGGACTCGGTCGTCCCGCCGATGTTCCCGTACCTGATCCTGTTGACGGTCGGCCTGGTGCTCCTGCTGGCCAGCCGGCCCGCCAGGGGCCGGATCACGCCCGCGGGCCGGCGCCAGCTCGCCCTGATGCGGCACGGCGGCCCGTGGCAGCCCCCGTACATCGCCGGCGGTGCGGCCGGGCTGCTGCTGCTCGGCGCGATGGCGCTGGGCGGCGCGGACACCCTGGAGGACGAGGACCTGCGGGAGACCCTGTCGGCGCGGGCCGCCCTCGCGGCCGGTTCGAGCGGGTACTCGGCGACCTTCGGCTCCGCCTACCTCCCCTCCGCCGGCTCGGACCCGGGCCCGGTGGCCTGGTGCGGGTCCGGCGGGTCCGGCGGGTCGGACGGCGGCGGGTCGAGCAGCTGCGGCTCCTCCTCGCACTCCTGCGGCTCCTCGCACTCCTGCGGCTCGTCGCACTCCTGCGGCTCGTCGAGCAGCTGCGGGTCGTCGAGCAGCTGCGGGTCGTCGAGCAGTTGCGGTTCCTCGTCCGGCTCGTGCGGGTCCTCGTCGAGCTCCTGCGGCTCGTCGAGCAGCTGCGGGTCCAGTTGCGGCTCCAGCTGCGGGTCGAGTTGA
- the zapE gene encoding cell division protein ZapE, which yields MGPSLPRGVPCTTVPAASRPDTADPDTAVTALTDRRPVVPAERLVAEMVPPPRFAGVSFGSYLPDSSQPSQYEAVQVLEEFAASLNGAAAAPKRSWFRRSAPAPAGPAGIYLDGGYGVGKTHLLASLWHATPGPKAFGTFVELTNLVGALTFKGAVETLSSHRLLCIDEFELDDPGDTVLVSTLLGRLVENGVKLCATSNTLPEKLGEGRFAAADFLREIQGLSGHFRPVRIDGQDYRHRGLPAAPAPCTDEQVTARAAAAPGASLDDFDALLEHLKAVHPSRYGAMLDDVHAVFLRGVRPVDDQSTALRLVVLADRMYDRELPITASGVPFDQVFPEEMLRGGYRKKYLRAISRLVALARDSAR from the coding sequence ATGGGACCGAGTCTTCCACGGGGCGTACCCTGTACTACCGTGCCTGCTGCCTCCCGCCCCGACACCGCGGACCCCGACACCGCCGTGACCGCCCTCACCGACCGCCGTCCGGTGGTGCCCGCCGAGCGGCTGGTGGCCGAGATGGTCCCGCCGCCGCGGTTCGCCGGCGTCAGCTTCGGCAGCTACCTCCCGGACAGCTCCCAGCCGAGCCAGTACGAGGCCGTGCAGGTCCTGGAGGAGTTCGCGGCCTCCCTCAACGGCGCGGCGGCCGCCCCGAAGCGCAGCTGGTTCCGCCGCTCCGCGCCCGCCCCCGCGGGACCCGCCGGGATCTACCTCGACGGCGGCTACGGCGTCGGCAAGACCCACCTGCTGGCCTCGCTCTGGCACGCCACCCCGGGCCCCAAGGCCTTCGGCACCTTCGTCGAACTGACCAACCTGGTCGGCGCACTGACCTTCAAGGGCGCCGTCGAGACGCTCTCCTCGCACCGGCTGCTCTGCATCGACGAGTTCGAACTCGACGACCCGGGCGACACCGTGCTGGTCTCCACCCTGCTCGGCCGGCTGGTGGAGAACGGCGTCAAGCTCTGCGCCACCTCCAACACCCTGCCCGAGAAGCTCGGCGAGGGCCGGTTCGCCGCCGCCGACTTCCTGCGCGAGATCCAGGGCCTGTCCGGGCACTTCCGCCCGGTGCGGATCGACGGCCAGGACTACCGCCACCGCGGTCTGCCGGCCGCCCCGGCCCCGTGCACCGACGAGCAGGTGACGGCGCGCGCCGCGGCCGCCCCCGGCGCCTCGCTGGACGACTTCGACGCCCTGCTGGAGCACCTCAAGGCCGTCCACCCCAGCCGCTACGGCGCGATGCTGGACGACGTCCACGCGGTCTTCCTGCGCGGCGTCCGCCCGGTCGACGACCAGTCCACCGCGCTGCGCCTGGTCGTCCTCGCCGACCGGATGTACGACCGCGAACTGCCGATCACCGCCTCCGGTGTCCCCTTCGACCAGGTCTTCCCCGAGGAGATGCTGCGCGGCGGCTACCGCAAGAAGTACCTGCGCGCGATATCCCGCCTGGTCGCGCTGGCCCGCGACAGCGCCCGCTAG
- a CDS encoding TerD family protein — MTARFSHTGAAADLTLLLLGEDGLVRGDDDFVFYHQPGAADGAVALSPAEETADGRRGESAVLRLADLPARVRRIALSVTMDVDQQLSCAHLRDAELLLTGADGTAWAFRPPADPAVSAMLVAEVYRHRPGNGAEVWKIRAVGQGWADGLAGLARAHGVDVA; from the coding sequence CTGACCGCCCGGTTCTCGCACACCGGGGCCGCCGCCGACCTGACCCTGCTGCTGCTCGGCGAGGACGGCCTCGTCCGCGGCGACGACGACTTCGTCTTCTACCACCAGCCCGGCGCCGCCGACGGTGCCGTCGCCCTCTCCCCCGCCGAGGAGACGGCGGACGGGCGGCGGGGCGAGAGCGCGGTGCTGCGGCTGGCCGACCTGCCCGCCAGGGTCCGGCGGATCGCCCTGTCGGTCACCATGGACGTCGACCAGCAGCTCAGCTGCGCCCATCTCCGGGACGCCGAACTGCTGCTGACCGGCGCCGACGGCACGGCCTGGGCGTTCCGGCCGCCCGCCGACCCGGCGGTCTCGGCGATGCTGGTCGCCGAGGTCTACCGGCACCGCCCCGGCAACGGCGCCGAGGTCTGGAAGATCCGCGCGGTCGGCCAGGGCTGGGCGGACGGTCTGGCGGGCCTGGCCCGGGCGCACGGCGTCGACGTGGCCTGA
- the hemQ gene encoding hydrogen peroxide-dependent heme synthase encodes MTESTEQQPAKKKARDLNQVIRYTMWSVFKLKGELPEDRAALAAEVDELFAQLAAKDVTVRGTYDVSGLRADADVMVWWHAENSDDLQEAYNRFRRTAAGRALEPVWSNMALHRPAEFNKSHIPAFLADEHPRDYVCVYPFVRSYEWYLLPDEERRAMLAEHGKMARGYPDVRANTVASFALGDYEWLLAFEADELHRIVDLMRDLRPSRARLHVREEVPFFTGRRKPVADLLAGLA; translated from the coding sequence ATGACTGAGTCCACTGAACAGCAGCCCGCGAAGAAGAAGGCCCGCGACCTCAACCAGGTCATCCGCTACACCATGTGGTCGGTGTTCAAGCTCAAGGGCGAGCTGCCGGAGGACCGCGCCGCCCTCGCGGCCGAGGTGGACGAGCTGTTCGCCCAGCTCGCCGCCAAGGACGTCACGGTGCGCGGCACCTACGACGTCTCCGGGCTGCGCGCCGACGCGGACGTCATGGTCTGGTGGCACGCCGAGAACTCGGACGACCTCCAGGAGGCCTACAACCGCTTCCGCCGCACCGCGGCCGGGCGGGCCCTGGAGCCGGTCTGGTCGAACATGGCGCTGCACCGCCCCGCCGAGTTCAACAAGTCGCACATCCCGGCGTTCCTGGCCGACGAGCACCCGCGCGACTACGTCTGCGTGTACCCGTTCGTCCGTTCCTACGAGTGGTACCTGCTGCCCGACGAGGAGCGCCGGGCGATGCTCGCCGAGCACGGCAAAATGGCCCGCGGCTACCCCGACGTCCGGGCCAACACGGTGGCCTCGTTCGCGCTCGGCGACTACGAGTGGCTGCTGGCCTTCGAGGCGGACGAGCTGCACCGGATCGTGGACCTGATGCGCGACCTGCGCCCGTCCCGGGCCCGGCTGCACGTCCGCGAGGAGGTGCCGTTCTTCACCGGCCGCCGCAAGCCGGTCGCCGACCTGCTCGCCGGCCTGGCCTGA
- a CDS encoding GNAT family N-acetyltransferase, translated as MTLTIRAFRTSDAEAACAALRAGRPYLVTTPAAVAWQLATHPHLRMLLAVRDGAVAAVARYGPYPDSASPGYGFATLHVVPDRRRRGTGGALLDATERALAAEGVRHLHVRADHTAAAHAFATARGYRAGRIAHVSRCDLTGPLPPVPAAPPGIELRTAADFLDDPRPIHQVDVEGTRDEPGDLQLGDQGYESWLAEIWHRPDLDHRLTTVAVDAADGRPVAFAAAQTDGEGRYWSSFTTTRGAYRGRGIAKLAKADSLHRARAAGLGAAYTHNDAANAPMLAVNAWLGYRRCAAERTWTRDLTG; from the coding sequence ATGACGCTCACGATCCGCGCCTTCCGGACCTCCGATGCCGAGGCGGCCTGCGCAGCCCTCCGCGCCGGCCGCCCGTACCTCGTCACCACCCCCGCCGCCGTCGCCTGGCAGCTCGCCACCCATCCGCACCTGCGGATGCTGCTCGCCGTCCGGGACGGCGCGGTGGCCGCCGTCGCCCGCTACGGCCCCTACCCGGACAGCGCGAGCCCCGGGTACGGCTTCGCGACCCTGCACGTGGTGCCCGACCGGCGCCGCCGCGGCACCGGCGGCGCGCTGCTGGACGCCACCGAGCGGGCCCTCGCCGCCGAGGGCGTCCGCCACCTGCATGTCCGCGCCGACCACACGGCGGCCGCGCACGCCTTCGCCACCGCCCGCGGCTACCGGGCGGGCCGGATCGCCCACGTCTCCCGCTGCGACCTGACCGGCCCGCTGCCACCGGTGCCCGCCGCCCCGCCGGGCATCGAGCTGCGCACCGCGGCCGACTTCCTCGACGACCCGCGCCCGATCCACCAGGTCGACGTCGAGGGCACCCGGGACGAGCCCGGCGACCTCCAACTCGGCGACCAGGGCTACGAGTCCTGGCTGGCCGAGATCTGGCACCGGCCCGACCTGGACCACCGGCTCACCACCGTCGCGGTCGACGCCGCCGACGGCCGGCCGGTGGCGTTCGCGGCCGCGCAGACCGACGGCGAGGGCCGCTACTGGTCGTCGTTCACCACCACCCGCGGCGCCTACCGCGGCCGCGGCATCGCGAAGCTCGCCAAGGCCGACTCGCTGCACCGCGCCCGCGCGGCCGGCCTCGGCGCGGCCTACACCCACAACGACGCCGCCAACGCGCCGATGCTGGCCGTCAACGCGTGGCTCGGCTACCGCCGTTGCGCCGCCGAGCGGACCTGGACGCGCGACCTGACCGGCTGA